A genomic window from Candidatus Syntrophosphaera sp. includes:
- the rpmF gene encoding 50S ribosomal protein L32, translating into MAVPKRKTSKTRRDKRRTHDALPLPAVTTCSKCGEPTRPHHVCDNCGTYAGKQIKAAKE; encoded by the coding sequence ATGGCTGTTCCGAAAAGAAAGACCTCGAAAACACGCAGAGATAAACGCAGGACCCATGACGCGCTGCCGCTTCCGGCCGTGACCACGTGTTCCAAATGCGGAGAACCGACGCGTCCGCACCACGTTTGTGACAATTGTGGGACCTACGCCGGCAAGCAGATCAAAGCCGCCAAGGAGTGA